Proteins found in one Saccharomyces kudriavzevii IFO 1802 strain IFO1802 genome assembly, chromosome: 11 genomic segment:
- the DHR2 gene encoding RNA helicase (similar to Saccharomyces cerevisiae DHR2 (YKL078W); ancestral locus Anc_2.629): MAADNNNSTGLKYIIKKKQKAKRNVHPFQRDTKTKKVSKVIRFDDSDKDHLVSVERLKGENSLTYKSLKNRASDLLKVRKALPVYHHKREIMSYIESNPVTVLIGETGSGKSTQIPQFILEQLYDKKKHGSIAVTQPRRVAAINLATRVSQEHGCKLGDQVGYSVRFDNTTTAKTRLKYLTDGMLLRELMMNRDLKEYNVVIIDEAHERTVLTDLILGFLKSLIKGSRPDLRIIVMSATLQAEKFSEFFNNAPILFVEGRKFDVTQYYLKAPTDDIVDAVIRCCIQINQGEQLGDILCFLPGQEEIDKAVTIMEKIAKYVSDETPVPLIVPYPLYAALPPMQQVLVFAPIKGFKRKVIFSTNIAETSVTISGVKFVVDSGLRKVKVWRHQLGLATLLTVPISQASAMQRSGRAGRESEGKSFRLYCESDYLKLPEQSEPEIARSDVTSPVLMLKRYGINDLVNWSWFENPGKEAIVMGLQELYELGALDTRGKITKRGEQMALLPLQPHLSSVLIKASEIGCLSQVIDIVSCLSVDNLLLNPSPEERDEVNERRLSLCNAGKRYGDLIMLKELFDIYFYELGKGQDSNSERNDWCKGLCISSRGFKNVIRVRDQLRVYCKRLFSSIDEENEEVRKIGEDRDEISKILKCFLTGFINNTAIGMPDRSYRTVSTGEPISVHPSSMLFLNKSCPGIMYTEYVFTTKGYARNVSRIELSWLQEIVTSGTAVAKQKIASSK; encoded by the coding sequence ATGGCAGCggataataacaatagcACTGGCTTGAAatatatcatcaaaaaaaaacaaaaggcTAAGAGAAATGTACATCCATTCCAGAGAGATACGAAGACCAAAAAAGTCAGCAAAGTCATAAGATTTGACGATTCAGACAAGGACCATCTTGTTTCAGTCGAGCGTTTGAAAGGAGAAAATTCCCTCACTTATAAATCCTTGAAAAATCGGGCAAGCGATTTACTCAAAGTGAGGAAGGCGTTACCAGTTTATCACCACAAACGTGAAATAATGTCATACATAGAAAGCAATCCTGTCACCGTGCTTATCGGTGAGACAGGTTCTGGTAAATCGACCCAAATCCCACAGTTCATATTGGAACAGTTATAcgataaaaagaagcatGGGTCAATTGCTGTGACTCAACCTCGTCGTGTCGCTGCCATTAATTTGGCTACACGTGTTTCTCAAGAGCATGGTTGTAAATTGGGTGACCAAGTGGGTTATTCCGTTAGATTCGACAACACTACTACTGCAAAGACAAGGCTTAAGTATCTAACTGATGGTATGTTACTTAGAGAGCTCATGATGAATAGAGACCTCAAAGAATACAATGTTGTCATCATCGATGAAGCACATGAGAGAACCGTGCTAACAGATCTAATACTGGGGTTTTTGAAATCCTTAATAAAAGGATCAAGACCAGATTTAAGAATTATTGTAATGTCTGCAACATTGCAAGCCGAAAAATTTAGTGAGTTCTTCAACAATGCCCCAATTTTGTTTGtagaaggaagaaaatttgatgtCACGCAATACTACCTGAAGGCGCCAACAGACGATATAGTGGACGCTGTCATTAGGTGTTGTATACAAATAAACCAAGGTGAACAACTAGGAGATATTTTATGCTTTCTACCAGGCCAAGAAGAGATTGACAAAGCAGTAACTATTATGGAGAAAATTGCGAAGTATGTTTCAGATGAAACACCGGTACCGCTAATAGTTCCTTATCCTTTATATGCTGCGCTACCACCTATGCAACAAGTTTTGGTTTTCGCACCAATAAAGGGTTTCAAGAGAAAAGTCATTTTCAGTACGAATATTGCGGAAACATCTGTTACCATATCTGGCGTGAAATTTGTCGTTGATTCAGGTCTCCGAAAAGTTAAGGTTTGGCGACATCAGTTGGGGTTGGCCACTTTACTTACTGTACCCATTTCTCAGGCAAGTGCTATGCAGAGAAGCGGTCGTGCTGGTAGAGAAAGTGAGGGCAAAAGTTTCAGGCTTTATTGTGAATCGGATTACTTGAAGTTGCCCGAACAGAGTGAGCCTGAGATAGCCAGGAGCGACGTTACATCACCCGTCCTAATGTTAAAAAGATATGGTATCAATGACTTGGTGAATTGGTCCTGGTTTGAGAACCCTGGTAAAGAGGCAATAGTCATGGGCCTTCAAGAACTTTATGAATTAGGAGCCCTTGACACGCGCGGAAAGATAACGAAACGAGGTGAACAAATGGCCCTATTACCGTTACAGCCACATTTAAGTAGTGTTTTGATTAAAGCCAGTGAGATTGGCTGCTTGAGTCAAGTCATTGATATTGTTTCTTGCCTCAGTGTGGATAATTTATTGTTAAACCCGTCTCCAGAGGAAAGAGACGAGGTGAACGAGCGCCGTCTGTCCTTATGCAATGCTGGTAAAAGGTATGGCGATCTTATCATGTTAAAGGAGCTTTTTGACATTTATTTCTATGAATTGGGGAAAGGCCAAGATTCAAACTCTGAAAGGAACGATTGGTGCAAAGGGTTATGTATTTCATCGCGTGGGTTTAAAAATGTTATTCGCGTCAGAGATCAGTTAAGAGTTTACTGTAAGCGtctattttcttccattgatgaggaaaatgaagaggtCAGAAAGATTGGCGAAGATAGAGATGAAATttccaagattttgaaGTGCTTTTTGACCGGGTTTATCAACAACACCGCTATAGGGATGCCAGACAGGTCTTATAGAACTGTTTCCACCGGAGAACCAATAAGCGTTCATCCGTCATCTATGCTATTCCTGAACAAAAGTTGTCCCGGTATAATGTATACGGAATACGTCTTTACCACCAAAGGGTATGCTAGAAATGTTAGTAGAATTGAACTTTCATGGCTGCAAGAAATCGTGACTAGTGGAACTGCTGTTgcaaagcaaaaaattgcCAGTTCAAAGTAG
- the PSG1 gene encoding Psg1p (similar to Saccharomyces cerevisiae YKL077W; ancestral locus Anc_2.624) translates to MRFHDNIFAFFFLASICQHVHGARQGIRPKEKMTTSEEVQNWKRTIYKSIVEIVTPTVIAGVTFSAKPEETPNPLKPWVSLGHDGKAKTIKPKIDKGQTKKGTPDYSTYFKTASAHTYSYDELKAHNMDPNEVFEEVEFIDEDDTYVSLNPIIRCTPHNYFFKGFAKDISSEPFCTPYHTSRWKVGETYFVTWYTRFFEHEHSGEVADEVRVHLSYVKESYADKGNYKRDVKGAFFSYDWIKNVDGLQAVEVKEDWLQGEFERSIVVSVQPRYIPEDEFDPLQNGVVLHITKGSRVFKPTKEQLALDEAGITNGQWYYVALSIPTVVVIFFVFMYFFLYANGNNRDFTDVTRNALNKKRRVLGKFSEMKRFKNMKNHKYTELPSYKKTSKQN, encoded by the coding sequence ATGAGGTTTCACGATAAcatttttgcctttttttttttggcatcGATTTGCCAACATGTGCATGGTGCAAGACAAGGCATTCGTCCAAAGGAGAAAATGACTACTTCCGAAGAAGTTCAAAATTGGAAACGTACAATTTATAAATCTATAGTTGAAATCGTTACTCCAACGGTCATAGCTGGTGTTACCTTCTCTGCTAAACCAGAAGAAACACCAAATCCTCTGAAACCTTGGGTATCTTTGGGGCATGATGGTAAAGCGAAGACTATTAAGCCAAAGATCGATAAAGGCCAAACCAAAAAAGGAACACCTGATTATTCGACCTATTTTAAGACTGCAAGTGCGCATACATATTCGTATGATGAGTTGAAAGCCCACAATATGGACCCtaatgaagtttttgaagaagtggAGTTCATTGACGAAGATGATACGTACGTCTCTCTAAATCCCATTATTAGATGTACTCCTCAcaattatttcttcaaagggTTTGCAAAAGATATTAGCAGTGAACCATTTTGTACACCTTATCATACTTCTAGATGGAAAGTTGGTGAAACATACTTTGTTACGTGGTACACAAGGTTTTTTGAACATGAGCACTCCGGTGAAGTTGCCGATGAGGTTCGTGTCCATTTGTCGTATGTCAAGGAAAGCTATGCGGATAAGGGTAATTACAAGAGAGATGTTAAAGGAGCTTTTTTCTCATATGACTGGATTAAAAATGTCGATGGTTTACAGGCAGTCGAAGTCAAAGAAGACTGGTTACAAGGAGAATTCGAACGTAGCATAGTTGTTTCTGTTCAGCCAAGATACATACCAGAAGATGAGTTCGACCCACTACAAAACGGTGTTGTATTGCATATCACCAAGGGTTCTAGGGTGTTCAAGCCTACAAAGGAGCAATTGGCTTTGGATGAAGCAGGTATAACAAACGGCCAATGGTACTATGTTGCATTATCTATTCCTACTGTCGTGGTCATCTTTTTTGTCTTCATgtactttttcttgtacGCTAATGGAAACAACAGAGATTTCACTGACGTTACAAGAAATGCCTTAAATAAGAAACGCCGTGTACTAGGTAAGTTTTCGGAAATGAAgagattcaaaaatatgaagaatCATAAGTATACCGAACTACCATCTTATAAGAAAACCAGTAAACAAAATTAG
- the AAN1 gene encoding Aan1p (similar to Saccharomyces cerevisiae YKL075C; ancestral locus Anc_2.623) has product MAKDSLPKQTVKEPSLKDCTCKRCLKLSVSRDKKIGRKKKGEEKRERHYGSRRKLTFNFLKHTNLGNTNYDVITSVGYLNEKYGLKKSHYIEKFIKCIHRKINIDVSKITDAYVDSLNPWVKVKLFLLLVTLSEKGGPEYWLDKTEGDKNSESSSSEYGTTNAAKGESNAKFSALKDEMTKTHKNLFPTLTEQIIQHNINQDFTESTYDEDYVFSSIWANFMEGLINHYLEKVIVPYSEMKVCQQLYKPMMKIISLYNEYNELMVKSEKNGFLPSLQESENSKCEKSENEGKDDAVSQERLERAQKLLWQAREDIPKTISKELTLLSEMYSTLSADEQDYELDEFVCCAEEYIELEYLPALVDVLFVNCGTNNFWKIMLVLEPFFYYIEDVGGDDEEDEDNVDNSDNEEDRLLTNNVEGGDNVAEHNFKPDPRVITLEKICEVAARQKWI; this is encoded by the coding sequence ATGGCCAAGGATTCATTGCCTAAGCAAACGGTCAAAGAGCCGTCGTTGAAGGACTGTACTTGTAAGAGATGTCTTAAATTGAGTGTTTCCAGAGATAAGAAGattggaagaaagaagaagggcgaagagaaaagagagaGGCATTACGGCAGTAGACGAAAACTAACGTTTAACTTCTTGAAGCATACAAATTTGGGCAATACCAATTACGACGTGATCACTTCCGTTGGATATCTTAATGAAAAGTATGGACTAAAGAAATCGCATTACatcgaaaaattcatcaaatgtATCCACaggaaaataaatattGATGTGAGCAAAATCACCGACGCTTATGTGGACTCGCTAAATCCCTGGGTCAAAGTGAAgctgtttcttttgttggTGACTTTGTCTGAAAAAGGTGGTCCTGAATATTGGCTCGATAAAACAGAAGGTGATAAGAACTCGGAATCCTCTTCATCAGAGTATGGCACGACCAATGCTGCCAAAGGTGAGAGTAACGCTAAATTTTCAGCGCTAAAAGACGAAATGACTAAAACTCACAAAAACCTTTTTCCCACTTTGACAGAACAGATCATACAGCATAACATCAATCAAGATTTCACGGAATCTACTTATGACGAGGATTACgtcttttcttctatttgGGCAAACTTCATGGAGGGATTAATCAATCATTATTTGGAAAAGGTCATTGTACCTTATTCAGAAATGAAAGTCTGTCAGCAATTGTATAAAccgatgatgaaaattatCTCGCTATACAACGAGTATAATGAGCTTATGGTtaaaagtgaaaagaaTGGGTTTTTGCCCTCTCTTCAAGAATCCGAGAATAGCAAATGTGAGAAAAGCGAAAACGAGGGAAAGGATGATGCTGTTAGTCAAGAAAGGCTCGAAAGAGCCCAAAAGTTGTTATGGCAAGCTCGAGAAGATATTCCAAAAACTATCAGCAAAGAATTGACTTTGTTATCGGAAATGTATTCAACATTATCTGCTGATGAGCAAGATTACGAACTAGATGAATTTGTCTGCTGCGCAGAGGAATACATTGAGTTAGAATATCTGCCTGCGCTTGTTGATGTTCTGTTTGTTAATTGTGGTACAAACAACTTCTGGAAAATCATGCTGGTGTTGGAACCCTTTTTTTACTACATCGAGGACGTCGGCggagatgatgaagaagatgaagataatgTCGATAACAGTGATAATGAGGAAGACCGCTTACTTACCAACAACGTGGAGGGAGGCGATAATGTAGCTGAACATAATTTCAAACCTGATCCAAGAGTGATTACtctggaaaaaatatgcgAAGTTGCTGCGAGACAAAAGTGGATATag
- the MUD2 gene encoding Mud2p (similar to Saccharomyces cerevisiae MUD2 (YKL074C); ancestral locus Anc_2.619): MNDEKRLEDLRSKIMESINRSDKGVVTVEDKRLNSNNTIVGTHPKRQKNDAKLPTAPKSRDDQYYRSGKPSSSVMAGTDRTFHDNQGHRDASGKSYNRENRYNSHTIRPQWNDNSYGRQRDERRGRNERLDRWGRNGGGNYARFDDQRRNESPKFNGDRDKRQAPINRHDMNYNAQNVIYPGSAFDSPAYYNMASSRANSRLVISGLSHSGNSSIVADLKKLLENFIVGLKETEKNSEDFKITDFFISKGSPDHIIVEFGSQLCSTMVLACRSFFNVKLNSVGLDWKRPNDYIQQLDHLVGFCRGTVIALEDLEYVSDGKDDRMKELIESFNVKNGAAKPLFYNSTSGANDADKGSEFTKCVLLLFEVVSQGILDKLKPYKWFKPNDGTTSQVTSWITFQSLPNLVTQSVRAESRVLLLLNCLDPLDLKDDAFITEIKESLRYSIKDIDIIKICQPGVDYRLNFENLATGAGNIYIKFNTLEAAKYAMEELPGTQFNDRTVLCTYIDENDFEIIEEAQLS; this comes from the coding sequence ATGAACGACGAAAAGAGGTTGGAGGACCTGAGATCCAAAATAATGGAATCTATAAACAGATCGGACAAAGGTGTTGTGACGGTTGAAGACAAAAGACTCAACTCAAATAACACTATTGTAGGTACGCATCCTAAgaggcaaaaaaatgatgctAAGCTTCCGACAGCGCCAAAAAGCAGAGACGACCAGTACTATCGAAGCGGGAAACCATCGTCATCCGTTATGGCGGGCACAGATCGAACGTTTCATGATAATCAGGGTCATCGAGATGCATCTGGAAAGTCATACAATAGAGAAAATAGATATAACAGTCATACCATCAGGCCTCAATGGAATGACAATTCGTATGGTAGACAAAGGGatgaaagaagaggaagaaatgaaagattGGATAGATGGGGAAGAAATGGGGGCGGGAACTACGCTCGTTTTGAtgatcaaagaagaaacgaGAGTCCCAAGTTCAATGGGGACCGTGATAAAAGGCAAGCGCCAATTAACAGACACGATATGAATTATAATGCTCAAAATGTCATTTACCCAGGTTCTGCTTTTGATTCTCCGGCGTACTATAACATGGCCTCCTCTAGGGCAAATTCAAGACTTGTTATCTCAGGCTTGTCTCATAGTGGCAATTCAAGCATTGTAGCagacttgaaaaaattgctggaaaattttattgTGGGCTTAAAGGAAACAGAGAAGAACTCGGAGGACTTTAAAATTACGGACTTTTTTATCAGTAAAGGAAGCCCCGATCATATTATTGTTGAGTTTGGCTCTCAGCTATGCAGCACGATGGTTCTGGCCTGTCGATCATTTTTTAATGTGAAACTTAACAGCGTCGGCTTAGATTGGAAAAGACCCAATGATTATATTCAGCAGCTAGATCATTTAGTTGGTTTTTGCAGAGGTACGGTAATTGCCTTAGAAGATTTGGAGTATGTGAGTGATGGCAAGGATGATAGAATGAAAGAATTAATTGAATCATTTAACGTGAAAAATGGTGCTGCTAAGCCGCTCTTTTACAACAGCACCTCCGGTGCAAATGATGCTGATAAAGGATCTGAATTCACCAAATGTGTTTTGTTACTGTTTGAAGTAGTCTCACAAGGTATTCTGGATAAATTAAAGCCATACAAGTGGTTCAAGCCGAATGATGGCACTACATCACAAGTTACTTCATGGATCACGTTTCAAAGCTTGCCAAATCTTGTTACGCAATCCGTTCGTGCAGAATCAAGAGTTTTGTTGCTCTTGAATTGTTTGGATCCGCTGGATTTGAAGGACGACGCCTTTATTacagaaatcaaagaatcgTTAAGGTATAGTATTAAGGACATagatatcatcaaaatatgCCAACCTGGAGTGGATTATAGActcaattttgaaaatctaGCCACCGGAGCCGGTAATATTTACATCAAGTTCAACACATTGGAGGCGGCAAAATACGCAATGGAAGAACTACCTGGCACTCAATTCAATGACCGTACTGTGCTGTGCACTTACAtagatgaaaatgactttGAGATAATTGAGGAAGCTCAATTATCATAA
- the LHS1 gene encoding Hsp70 family chaperone LHS1 (similar to Saccharomyces cerevisiae LHS1 (YKL073W); ancestral locus Anc_2.618) — protein MRGIIGLLFFATFVVTGSLAAVLGVDYGQQNIKAIVVSPQAPLELVLTPEAKRKEVSGLSIKRLPGYGENDPNGVERIYGSAVGSLATRFPQNTLLHLKPLLGKSLEDETSVTLYLKEHPGLKMASTNRSTIAFVVDNVEYPLEELVAMNIQEVVNRADSLLKDRDARTVDSVDKISLTIPDFFDQHQRNALLDASLMTTDIKDTYLVSEGMSVAVNFFLKQRQFPPGELQHYIVYDMGSGSTKASMFSILQPEDITEPVTIEFVGYGYNPHLGGAKFTMDIGSLIENKFLETHPAIRTDELHANPKALAKINQAAEKAKLILSANSEAAINIESLFSDIDFRTSITREEFEEFIADSLLEIVMPINGALSEQFGDYKTNLSDVNGVILAGGSTRIPIVQEQLLKLVSEERILRNVNADESAVNGVVMRGIKLSDSFKTKPLNVIDRSVNTYSFRSSNESELHDVFVRGSVYPNKTSILSTEADPTTKNFTIDLFENGKLLETVTVNSPAATSSYSFKKCPSGVVYNITFGLSSDRLFSIQEVNYICQKEDDENESKQPKNKSNRLNFSSEDVEIKRLSFSEISCLREHMQLLDKQDKERFQLQKNLNILESNLYDARSLLMDDEVVQNGPKSQVEKLSEMVKVYLDWLEDASFDTNPEDIINRIREVGILKQKIELYLESSKEPLNLQQFKGMLEEGRKLLQAIENHKNTVEEFLSEFETEFADTIDNVREEFKNTKQPAYVSKALSTWEETLTSFKNSISEIEKVVAKNSFGEDLRERLFEIKLEFDMYRTKLEEKLLLRKSGDESRLTEIKKLHLRKFRLQRRKEEKLQRKLEKEQRGGENETEALGNNSTDDKSAFFSDKTTESNPTSKEDILHDEL, from the coding sequence ATGCGAGGCATTATAGGGCTATTGTTTTTTGCAACTTTTGTTGTTACAGGATCTTTGGCAGCCGTTTTAGGTGTTGATTACGGCCAACAAAACATCAAAGCTATTGTAGTCTCACCACAAGCCCCACTAGAGCTTGTGCTTACTCCAGAAGCAAAACGGAAGGAAGTTTCTGGTCTATCAATAAAAAGATTACCGGGTTATGGAGAGAATGATCCGAATGGAGTTGAAAGAATTTATGGTTCTGCTGTAGGTAGTTTGGCGACAAGATTCCCTCAAAATACACTGCTGCATTTGAAACCATTACTCGGCAAGTCACTGGAAGATGAAACCAGTGTGACTTTGTATTTGAAGGAACATCCTGGCTTAAAAATGGCGTCAACTAACAGGTCTACTATTGCATTTGTGGTTGATAATGTGGAGTACCCATTGGAAGAGTTGGTTGCAATGAATATCCAGGAGGTTGTCAATAGAGCTGACTCCCTATTAAAAGATAGAGACGCTAGAACAGTTGATTCTGTAGACAAAATAAGCCTTACAATTCCTGACTTTTTCGACCAACATCAAAGAAACGCCCTTCTTGATGCCAGTTTGATGACAACTGATATTAAAGACACATATCTAGTTAGCGAAGGAATGTCCGTTGCtgttaatttctttttaaaaCAGCGTCAGTTCCCACCGGGTGAATTGCAACATTATATTGTGTATGATATGGGAAGCGGCTCTACTAAAGCCTCGATGTTTTCCATATTGCAGCCTGAGGATATTACTGAGCCAGTTACAATAGAATTTGTGGGATATGGGTATAACCCACATTTGGGAGGTGCGAAATTTACTATGGATATCGGGAGCTTGATAGAAAATAAGTTTTTGGAAACGCATCCAGCTATAAGAACCGATGAGTTGCATGCAAATCCTAAGGCATTAGCCAAAATTAACCAGGCCGCAGAGAAGGCTAAATTGATATTAAGCGCCAATTCTGAGGCTGCTATCAATATAGAATCATTATTTAGTGACATTGACTTTCGAACCTCTATCACTAGAGAAGAATTCGAGGAATTTATAGCAGACTCGTTATTGGAGATCGTCATGCCCATAAATGGCGCTTTGTCAGAACAATTTGGCGATTACAAAACCAATTTATCCGATGTGAACGGCGTAATTTTGGCAGGTGGCTCTACCCGTATTCCAATTGTGCAGGAGCAATTACTCAAACTCGTATCCGAAGAAAGGATACTGAGAAATGTTAATGCTGACGAATCGGCTGTAAATGGTGTTGTCATGAGAGGTATCAAATTATCTGATTCATTCAAGACCAAGCCATTAAATGTCATTGATCGTTCTGTAAATACTTATTCTTTCAGATCATCAAATGAATCCGAATTGCatgatgtttttgttaGAGGAAGTGTTTATCCAAACAAAACCTCTATTCTCTCTACTGAAGCTGATCCAACTACCAAGAATTTCACCATTGAtttgtttgaaaatggCAAGTTACTTGAAACGGTCACTGTGAATTCACCTGCAGCAACAAGTTCTTATTCTTTCAAGAAGTGTCCTTCTGGAGTAGTGTATAACATCACTTTTGGCTTGTCTAGTGATAGGCTATTTTCTATTCAAGAGGTCAACTACATTTgccaaaaagaagatgatgaaaatgagtCTAAGCAACCCAAAAACAAATCTAACCGATTGAACTTTAGCTCTGAGGACGTTGAAATTAAAAGGCTATctttttctgaaatttcGTGTTTGCGTGAGCATATGCAATTACTGGACAAACAAGATAAGGAAAGGTTTCAACTTCAGAAAAATTTAAACATTCTTGAAAGTAATCTGTATGATGCTAGAAGCTTGTTAATGGACGACGAAGTCGTTCAAAATGGACCAAAATCTCAAGTGGAAAAGTTATCGGAAATGGTCAAAGTATATTTGGATTGGCTAGAGGATGCATCATTCGATACTAATCCTGAAGACATAATTAATAGAATTAGAGAGGTTGGCATATTAAAACAGAAGATAGAGTTGTACCTGGAATCGTCAAAGGAACCCTTGAACTTACAACAATTCAAAGGAATGCTTGAAGAAGGACGTAAACTATTACAGGCCATAGAAAACCACAAGAACACcgttgaagaatttttgagTGAGTTTGAAACTGAATTTGCAGACACAATAGATAATGTCCGagaagaattcaaaaatactAAACAACCAGCATATGTTTCCAAGGCGCTATCTACCTGGGAAGAGACCTTAACCTCTTTTAAAAACTCCATCAGCGAAATCGAAAAAGTTgttgcaaaaaattcatttggtGAAGATCTTCGTGAGCGATTGTTTGAAATTAAGTTAGAGTTTGATATGTATCGCACGAAATTAGAGGAAAAACTGCTTCTTCGCAAAAGCGGCGATGAAAGTCGCTTAACTGAGATAAAGAAGCTTCACTTAAGAAAGTTCCGTTTGCAAAGGAGAAAGGAGGAAAAATTGCAACGAAAACTCGAAAAGGAACAAAGAGGgggtgaaaatgaaacagaAGCGTTAGGAAATAACTCAACTGATGATAAAAGTGCTTTTTTCAGTGATAAGACAACCGAGTCGAACCCAACCTCTAAGGAAGACATTTTGCATGACGAATTATAG